The proteins below are encoded in one region of Meriones unguiculatus strain TT.TT164.6M chromosome 18, Bangor_MerUng_6.1, whole genome shotgun sequence:
- the Prom2 gene encoding prominin-2 isoform X3, translating into MTRTPGLMVPLLGLSLGLALSLPRAAATDCGSLGRVEQLAFAPAARTRWLAPRFRAPGPLDSLYGTVRRFLSLVQLNPFPSELIRALLNDPPSVKTDEVVRYEAGYVACAVIAGLYLLLVPITGLCFCCCRCRRRCGGRLKTEHKAMACERGTLMTFLLLTTLVLLIGMVCAFATNQYTHSQTGPSVRAVPETLLSLRGLVSDVPQELQAVAEQFSVPQEQVSKELDGVGENLGNIIHNRLKSTVYPVLASVHSLGQALQVSIDHLRALNTTSVELQEGQQHLGAPLQAHREYLLTLLQESWCRGNCQGALSRASALQLGADFSQVPSVDDVLHQLKGVPEANFSSMVQEENTTFNSLPLLVAMQTANVVKDLKKALAEQPEGVRMLAREFPGSEAASRWSQALERLELHSRPYLQEVQRYETYRWILGCVLCSVVLLVVICNLLGLSLGICGLFAREDPSHSETKGEAGARFLMAGVAFSFLFAAPLILLVFATFLVGGNVQTLVCRSWESGELYEFADTPGNLPPSMNLSYLLGLKKNISVLQAYRQCKAGAVLWKVLQLNDSYNLDKHLDIKQYTGKFQQELQRFKVDVKDLDLLTPEARQDLEALRGSGLEKIHYGDFLVQIQKPVVKTDMEQLAQELEGLALAQNDSVLRQQLQEEARELRSLYREKVVPQESLVAKLNLSVRALESSAPNLQVNASDILGNVTYLKGELPAQTNLILRNATECFLIREMDYFSQYVAWVKEEVTQHIATCQPLSVALDNGRVILCDMMADPWNAFWFCLGWCTFLLIPSIIFAVKTSKYFRPIRKRLRVTSLKL; encoded by the exons ATGACGCGCACGCCGGGCCTCATGGTGCCCCTGCTGGGCCTGAGCCTGGGGCTGGCCCTTAGCCTGCCCAGAGCTGCGGCAACCGACTGCGGGTCCCTCGGGCGCGTGGAGCAACTGGCATTCGCTCCGGCGGCCAGGACGCGATGGCTGGCCCCTCGGTTCCGCGCGCCGGGGCCCCTGGACTCCCTGTACGGCACCGTGCGGCGATTCCTCTCCCTGGTTCAGCTCAACCCCTTCCCTTCAG AGTTGATAAGGGCCTTGCTGAATGATCCACCTTCTGTGAAGACCGATGAG GTGGTTCGGTATGAGGCAGGCTACGTGGCATGCGCTGTGATCGCCGGCCTCTACCTCCTGCTGGTGCCCATCACTGGGCTGTGCttctgctgctgccgctgccgccGGCGCTGCGGGGGCAGGCTGAAGACGGAGCACAAGGCTATGGCCTGTGAACGTGGCACCCTCATGACCTTCCTGCTGCTGACCACGCTCGTACTTCT GATCGGTATGGTCTGTGCTTTTGCTACTAACCAGTACACACATAGTCAGACAGGCCCCAGTGTGAGAGCTGTCCCTGAGACCCTGCTCAGCCTCAGAGGCCTGGTCTCTGATGTTCCTCAA GAGCTGCAGGCCGTGGCTGAGCAGTTCTCCGTGCCCCAAGAGCAAGTCTCAAAGGAGCTGGATG GTGTCGGTGAGAACCTCGGGAACATAATTCATAACCGGCTCAAGAGCACAGTGTACCCGGTGCTAGCCTCAGTGCACAGCCTGGGCCAGG CCCTGCAGGTCTCCATAGACCATCTTCGAGCCCTGAACACCACCTCCGTGGAGCTGCAGGAGGGTCAGCAGCACCTGGGAGCACCTTTGCAGGCACACCGGGAATACCTGCTCACCCTCCTTCAGGAGAGCTGGTGCCGAGGGAACTGCCAGGGGGCCCTGAGCCGGGCCAGTGCTCTGCAGCTGGGTGCTGACTTCAGCCAG GTGCCCTCTGTGGATGATGTCCTGCACCAGCTGAAGGGTGTCCCGGAGGCCAACTTCTCCAGCATGGTCCAGGAG GAGAACACCACCTTCAATAGCCTCCCGCTCCTGGTTGCGATGCAGACGGCCAATGTGGTCAAAG ATCTGAAAAAGGCACTGGCTGAGCAGCCTGAAGGTGTGAGGATGCTAGCCCGAGAGTTCCCAGGCTCCGAGGCCGCTTCCCGCTGGAGCCAGGCACTGGAGAGGCTGGAACTGCACAGCCGCCCCTACTTGCAGGAAGTGCAGCGGTATGAGACATACAG GTGGATTTTGGGATGTGTGCTGTGCTCTGTCGTCTTGCTTGTGGTGATCTGTAACCTGCTGGGCCTCAGCCTAGGCATCTGCGGGTTGTTTGCCAGGGAGGACCCCAGCCACTCTGAAACCAAGGGCGAGGCTGGAGCCCGCTTCCTCATGGC AGGTGTGGCCTTCAGCTTCCTCTTTGCAGCCCCGCTCATCCTTCTTGTGTTCGCCACCTTCCTGGTGGGTGGCAATGTGCAGACGCTGGTGTGCCGGAGCTGGGAGAGTGGAGAGCTGTATGAG TTTGCAGACACCCCGGGGAACCTGCCCCCATCTATGAACCTGTCCTACCTTCTTGGCCTGAAGAAGAACATCAGCGTCCTCCAGGCCTATCG ACAGTGTAAGGCAGGGGCTGTGCTGTGGAAGGTTCTGCAGCTCAATGACTCCTATAACCTGGATAAGCACCTGGATATCAAACAG TATACCGGCAAGTTTCAGCAGGAGCTGCAGCGCTTCAAAGTGGATGTGAAGGACCTTGACCTGTTGACCCCCGAAGCTCGCCAGGACCTGGAGGCTTTGCGGGGTAGCGGGCTGGAGAAAATCCACTATGGAGACTTCCTTGTACAG ATCCAGAAGCCTGTGGTGAAGACTGACATGGAGCAGCTGGCGCAGGAGCTGGAAGGACTGGCCCTGGCCCAG AATGACTCTGTACTCAGGCAGCAGCTACAGGAGGAGGCCAGAGAGCTTCGGAGCCTCTACCGGGAGAAGGTTGTCCCCCAGGAGAGCCTTGTG GCCAAGCTCAACCTCAGTGTCAGGGCCCTGGAGTCCTCTGCCCCAAATCTTCAG GTGAATGCCTCAGACATTCTTGGCAATGTCACGTATCTCAAAGGAGAGCTGCCTGCCCAGACCAACCTCATCCTGAGGAAT GCCACTGAGTGTTTCCTGATTAGGGAAATGGACTACTTCTCTCAGTATGTGGCCTGGGTAAAAGAAGAG GTGACTCAGCACATTGCCACCTGCCAGCccctctctgtagccctggacaATGGTCGTGTGATCCTGTGTGACATGATGGCCGACCCCTGG AATGCCTTCTggttctgtctggggtggtgcACCTTCCTCCTCATCCCCAGCATCATCTTCGCTGTCAAGACCTCCAAATACTTCCGTCCCATCAGGAAACGCCTCAG GGTCACCTCCCTGAAGCTATAG
- the Prom2 gene encoding prominin-2 isoform X2, translating into MTRTPGLMVPLLGLSLGLALSLPRAAATDCGSLGRVEQLAFAPAARTRWLAPRFRAPGPLDSLYGTVRRFLSLVQLNPFPSELIRALLNDPPSVKTDEVVRYEAGYVACAVIAGLYLLLVPITGLCFCCCRCRRRCGGRLKTEHKAMACERGTLMTFLLLTTLVLLIGMVCAFATNQYTHSQTGPSVRAVPETLLSLRGLVSDVPQELQAVAEQFSVPQEQVSKELDGVGENLGNIIHNRLKSTVYPVLASVHSLGQALQVSIDHLRALNTTSVELQEGQQHLGAPLQAHREYLLTLLQESWCRGNCQGALSRASALQLGADFSQVPSVDDVLHQLKGVPEANFSSMVQEENTTFNSLPLLVAMQTANVVKDLKKALAEQPEGVRMLAREFPGSEAASRWSQALERLELHSRPYLQEVQRYETYRWILGCVLCSVVLLVVICNLLGLSLGICGLFAREDPSHSETKGEAGARFLMAGVAFSFLFAAPLILLVFATFLVGGNVQTLVCRSWESGELYEFADTPGNLPPSMNLSYLLGLKKNISVLQAYRQCKAGAVLWKVLQLNDSYNLDKHLDIKQYTGKFQQELQRFKVDVKDLDLLTPEARQDLEALRGSGLEKIHYGDFLVQIQKPVVKTDMEQLAQELEGLALAQNDSVLRQQLQEEARELRSLYREKVVPQESLVAKLNLSVRALESSAPNLQVNASDILGNVTYLKGELPAQTNLILRNATECFLIREMDYFSQYVAWVKEEVTQHIATCQPLSVALDNGRVILCDMMADPWNAFWFCLGWCTFLLIPSIIFAVKTSKYFRPIRKRLSLPVSPLHSFSP; encoded by the exons ATGACGCGCACGCCGGGCCTCATGGTGCCCCTGCTGGGCCTGAGCCTGGGGCTGGCCCTTAGCCTGCCCAGAGCTGCGGCAACCGACTGCGGGTCCCTCGGGCGCGTGGAGCAACTGGCATTCGCTCCGGCGGCCAGGACGCGATGGCTGGCCCCTCGGTTCCGCGCGCCGGGGCCCCTGGACTCCCTGTACGGCACCGTGCGGCGATTCCTCTCCCTGGTTCAGCTCAACCCCTTCCCTTCAG AGTTGATAAGGGCCTTGCTGAATGATCCACCTTCTGTGAAGACCGATGAG GTGGTTCGGTATGAGGCAGGCTACGTGGCATGCGCTGTGATCGCCGGCCTCTACCTCCTGCTGGTGCCCATCACTGGGCTGTGCttctgctgctgccgctgccgccGGCGCTGCGGGGGCAGGCTGAAGACGGAGCACAAGGCTATGGCCTGTGAACGTGGCACCCTCATGACCTTCCTGCTGCTGACCACGCTCGTACTTCT GATCGGTATGGTCTGTGCTTTTGCTACTAACCAGTACACACATAGTCAGACAGGCCCCAGTGTGAGAGCTGTCCCTGAGACCCTGCTCAGCCTCAGAGGCCTGGTCTCTGATGTTCCTCAA GAGCTGCAGGCCGTGGCTGAGCAGTTCTCCGTGCCCCAAGAGCAAGTCTCAAAGGAGCTGGATG GTGTCGGTGAGAACCTCGGGAACATAATTCATAACCGGCTCAAGAGCACAGTGTACCCGGTGCTAGCCTCAGTGCACAGCCTGGGCCAGG CCCTGCAGGTCTCCATAGACCATCTTCGAGCCCTGAACACCACCTCCGTGGAGCTGCAGGAGGGTCAGCAGCACCTGGGAGCACCTTTGCAGGCACACCGGGAATACCTGCTCACCCTCCTTCAGGAGAGCTGGTGCCGAGGGAACTGCCAGGGGGCCCTGAGCCGGGCCAGTGCTCTGCAGCTGGGTGCTGACTTCAGCCAG GTGCCCTCTGTGGATGATGTCCTGCACCAGCTGAAGGGTGTCCCGGAGGCCAACTTCTCCAGCATGGTCCAGGAG GAGAACACCACCTTCAATAGCCTCCCGCTCCTGGTTGCGATGCAGACGGCCAATGTGGTCAAAG ATCTGAAAAAGGCACTGGCTGAGCAGCCTGAAGGTGTGAGGATGCTAGCCCGAGAGTTCCCAGGCTCCGAGGCCGCTTCCCGCTGGAGCCAGGCACTGGAGAGGCTGGAACTGCACAGCCGCCCCTACTTGCAGGAAGTGCAGCGGTATGAGACATACAG GTGGATTTTGGGATGTGTGCTGTGCTCTGTCGTCTTGCTTGTGGTGATCTGTAACCTGCTGGGCCTCAGCCTAGGCATCTGCGGGTTGTTTGCCAGGGAGGACCCCAGCCACTCTGAAACCAAGGGCGAGGCTGGAGCCCGCTTCCTCATGGC AGGTGTGGCCTTCAGCTTCCTCTTTGCAGCCCCGCTCATCCTTCTTGTGTTCGCCACCTTCCTGGTGGGTGGCAATGTGCAGACGCTGGTGTGCCGGAGCTGGGAGAGTGGAGAGCTGTATGAG TTTGCAGACACCCCGGGGAACCTGCCCCCATCTATGAACCTGTCCTACCTTCTTGGCCTGAAGAAGAACATCAGCGTCCTCCAGGCCTATCG ACAGTGTAAGGCAGGGGCTGTGCTGTGGAAGGTTCTGCAGCTCAATGACTCCTATAACCTGGATAAGCACCTGGATATCAAACAG TATACCGGCAAGTTTCAGCAGGAGCTGCAGCGCTTCAAAGTGGATGTGAAGGACCTTGACCTGTTGACCCCCGAAGCTCGCCAGGACCTGGAGGCTTTGCGGGGTAGCGGGCTGGAGAAAATCCACTATGGAGACTTCCTTGTACAG ATCCAGAAGCCTGTGGTGAAGACTGACATGGAGCAGCTGGCGCAGGAGCTGGAAGGACTGGCCCTGGCCCAG AATGACTCTGTACTCAGGCAGCAGCTACAGGAGGAGGCCAGAGAGCTTCGGAGCCTCTACCGGGAGAAGGTTGTCCCCCAGGAGAGCCTTGTG GCCAAGCTCAACCTCAGTGTCAGGGCCCTGGAGTCCTCTGCCCCAAATCTTCAG GTGAATGCCTCAGACATTCTTGGCAATGTCACGTATCTCAAAGGAGAGCTGCCTGCCCAGACCAACCTCATCCTGAGGAAT GCCACTGAGTGTTTCCTGATTAGGGAAATGGACTACTTCTCTCAGTATGTGGCCTGGGTAAAAGAAGAG GTGACTCAGCACATTGCCACCTGCCAGCccctctctgtagccctggacaATGGTCGTGTGATCCTGTGTGACATGATGGCCGACCCCTGG AATGCCTTCTggttctgtctggggtggtgcACCTTCCTCCTCATCCCCAGCATCATCTTCGCTGTCAAGACCTCCAAATACTTCCGTCCCATCAGGAAACGCCTCAG ctTACCAGTCTCGCCTTTGCACTCTTTCTCCCCGTGA
- the Prom2 gene encoding prominin-2 isoform X1 — MTRTPGLMVPLLGLSLGLALSLPRAAATDCGSLGRVEQLAFAPAARTRWLAPRFRAPGPLDSLYGTVRRFLSLVQLNPFPSELIRALLNDPPSVKTDEVVRYEAGYVACAVIAGLYLLLVPITGLCFCCCRCRRRCGGRLKTEHKAMACERGTLMTFLLLTTLVLLIGMVCAFATNQYTHSQTGPSVRAVPETLLSLRGLVSDVPQELQAVAEQFSVPQEQVSKELDGVGENLGNIIHNRLKSTVYPVLASVHSLGQALQVSIDHLRALNTTSVELQEGQQHLGAPLQAHREYLLTLLQESWCRGNCQGALSRASALQLGADFSQVPSVDDVLHQLKGVPEANFSSMVQEENTTFNSLPLLVAMQTANVVKDLKKALAEQPEGVRMLAREFPGSEAASRWSQALERLELHSRPYLQEVQRYETYRWILGCVLCSVVLLVVICNLLGLSLGICGLFAREDPSHSETKGEAGARFLMAGVAFSFLFAAPLILLVFATFLVGGNVQTLVCRSWESGELYEFADTPGNLPPSMNLSYLLGLKKNISVLQAYRQCKAGAVLWKVLQLNDSYNLDKHLDIKQYTGKFQQELQRFKVDVKDLDLLTPEARQDLEALRGSGLEKIHYGDFLVQIQKPVVKTDMEQLAQELEGLALAQNDSVLRQQLQEEARELRSLYREKVVPQESLVAKLNLSVRALESSAPNLQVNASDILGNVTYLKGELPAQTNLILRNATECFLIREMDYFSQYVAWVKEEVTQHIATCQPLSVALDNGRVILCDMMADPWNAFWFCLGWCTFLLIPSIIFAVKTSKYFRPIRKRLSSTSSEETQLFHIPRVTSLKL, encoded by the exons ATGACGCGCACGCCGGGCCTCATGGTGCCCCTGCTGGGCCTGAGCCTGGGGCTGGCCCTTAGCCTGCCCAGAGCTGCGGCAACCGACTGCGGGTCCCTCGGGCGCGTGGAGCAACTGGCATTCGCTCCGGCGGCCAGGACGCGATGGCTGGCCCCTCGGTTCCGCGCGCCGGGGCCCCTGGACTCCCTGTACGGCACCGTGCGGCGATTCCTCTCCCTGGTTCAGCTCAACCCCTTCCCTTCAG AGTTGATAAGGGCCTTGCTGAATGATCCACCTTCTGTGAAGACCGATGAG GTGGTTCGGTATGAGGCAGGCTACGTGGCATGCGCTGTGATCGCCGGCCTCTACCTCCTGCTGGTGCCCATCACTGGGCTGTGCttctgctgctgccgctgccgccGGCGCTGCGGGGGCAGGCTGAAGACGGAGCACAAGGCTATGGCCTGTGAACGTGGCACCCTCATGACCTTCCTGCTGCTGACCACGCTCGTACTTCT GATCGGTATGGTCTGTGCTTTTGCTACTAACCAGTACACACATAGTCAGACAGGCCCCAGTGTGAGAGCTGTCCCTGAGACCCTGCTCAGCCTCAGAGGCCTGGTCTCTGATGTTCCTCAA GAGCTGCAGGCCGTGGCTGAGCAGTTCTCCGTGCCCCAAGAGCAAGTCTCAAAGGAGCTGGATG GTGTCGGTGAGAACCTCGGGAACATAATTCATAACCGGCTCAAGAGCACAGTGTACCCGGTGCTAGCCTCAGTGCACAGCCTGGGCCAGG CCCTGCAGGTCTCCATAGACCATCTTCGAGCCCTGAACACCACCTCCGTGGAGCTGCAGGAGGGTCAGCAGCACCTGGGAGCACCTTTGCAGGCACACCGGGAATACCTGCTCACCCTCCTTCAGGAGAGCTGGTGCCGAGGGAACTGCCAGGGGGCCCTGAGCCGGGCCAGTGCTCTGCAGCTGGGTGCTGACTTCAGCCAG GTGCCCTCTGTGGATGATGTCCTGCACCAGCTGAAGGGTGTCCCGGAGGCCAACTTCTCCAGCATGGTCCAGGAG GAGAACACCACCTTCAATAGCCTCCCGCTCCTGGTTGCGATGCAGACGGCCAATGTGGTCAAAG ATCTGAAAAAGGCACTGGCTGAGCAGCCTGAAGGTGTGAGGATGCTAGCCCGAGAGTTCCCAGGCTCCGAGGCCGCTTCCCGCTGGAGCCAGGCACTGGAGAGGCTGGAACTGCACAGCCGCCCCTACTTGCAGGAAGTGCAGCGGTATGAGACATACAG GTGGATTTTGGGATGTGTGCTGTGCTCTGTCGTCTTGCTTGTGGTGATCTGTAACCTGCTGGGCCTCAGCCTAGGCATCTGCGGGTTGTTTGCCAGGGAGGACCCCAGCCACTCTGAAACCAAGGGCGAGGCTGGAGCCCGCTTCCTCATGGC AGGTGTGGCCTTCAGCTTCCTCTTTGCAGCCCCGCTCATCCTTCTTGTGTTCGCCACCTTCCTGGTGGGTGGCAATGTGCAGACGCTGGTGTGCCGGAGCTGGGAGAGTGGAGAGCTGTATGAG TTTGCAGACACCCCGGGGAACCTGCCCCCATCTATGAACCTGTCCTACCTTCTTGGCCTGAAGAAGAACATCAGCGTCCTCCAGGCCTATCG ACAGTGTAAGGCAGGGGCTGTGCTGTGGAAGGTTCTGCAGCTCAATGACTCCTATAACCTGGATAAGCACCTGGATATCAAACAG TATACCGGCAAGTTTCAGCAGGAGCTGCAGCGCTTCAAAGTGGATGTGAAGGACCTTGACCTGTTGACCCCCGAAGCTCGCCAGGACCTGGAGGCTTTGCGGGGTAGCGGGCTGGAGAAAATCCACTATGGAGACTTCCTTGTACAG ATCCAGAAGCCTGTGGTGAAGACTGACATGGAGCAGCTGGCGCAGGAGCTGGAAGGACTGGCCCTGGCCCAG AATGACTCTGTACTCAGGCAGCAGCTACAGGAGGAGGCCAGAGAGCTTCGGAGCCTCTACCGGGAGAAGGTTGTCCCCCAGGAGAGCCTTGTG GCCAAGCTCAACCTCAGTGTCAGGGCCCTGGAGTCCTCTGCCCCAAATCTTCAG GTGAATGCCTCAGACATTCTTGGCAATGTCACGTATCTCAAAGGAGAGCTGCCTGCCCAGACCAACCTCATCCTGAGGAAT GCCACTGAGTGTTTCCTGATTAGGGAAATGGACTACTTCTCTCAGTATGTGGCCTGGGTAAAAGAAGAG GTGACTCAGCACATTGCCACCTGCCAGCccctctctgtagccctggacaATGGTCGTGTGATCCTGTGTGACATGATGGCCGACCCCTGG AATGCCTTCTggttctgtctggggtggtgcACCTTCCTCCTCATCCCCAGCATCATCTTCGCTGTCAAGACCTCCAAATACTTCCGTCCCATCAGGAAACGCCTCAG CTCCACCAGCTCTGAGGAGACACAGCTTTTCCATATCCCCAGGGTCACCTCCCTGAAGCTATAG